The Naumovozyma dairenensis CBS 421 chromosome 8, complete genome genomic sequence gaattaaatgagCAAGATATGGCAGGGGCAGCTGCGGGAGggaatgataattttggatttgaaattgatatggattttaaatttactgatgaagaattaaataatgcAATTCAAAGGAATTTTCCATTGACAAGAAATAAATGGGATTCATTTTTCGATTCACAAGGTAGAATTTCGATTActattgatgaattgaaagattatattgttcatggtggaattgaaattaatttgaatgatgataaaaatgaattacGTAAAGAAGTTTGgttatttcttttaaatgTTTATCCTTGggattcttcttttgatgAAAGATCacaaattaaagaaacGTTAAATGATTCATATTTGCATTTGAAAACCATTGCTatcaataaagaatatgatgATATGATAGATGCCacagaaaataaatattggcatgatcaaattttcagaattgaaaaagatgtGAAACGCAATGATAGAAATATTGACAtttatgaatataataCTATTGATGGGTTACCACCATCTTCAGCTAATGTCAATTCTGATGATGACAATACAGGAGAAAGTGCATCGGACGAGAATGAGGAAGGGTCAGATCATTGGCATATTAAAAATCCAcatcttttgaaattaaaagatattttaattacatataataattttaatcCTAATTTGGGATATGTTCAAGGAATGACAGATTTATTATCACcgatttattatattatcagAGATGAATCATTAACATTCTGGTGTTTTGTTAATTTTATGGAAAGAATGGAAAGAAATTTCCTAAGAGATCAATCTGGTATTAGGGATCAAATGTTAACTTTAACAGAATTATGCCAATTAATGTTACCTAAAATATCTAAACATTTAGCAAAATGtgattcatcaaatttatttttctgtTTTAGAATGCTATTAGTTTGGTTTAAGAGAGagtttaaatttaatgatgtGATATCTATCTGGGAAAATTTCTTAAcagattattattgttcacaattccaattatttttcatattagCCAtcttacaaaaaaatagtcaaccaataattcaaaatttgaatcaatttgatcaagtgattaaatattttaatgatttacaTGATCGTATGGATTGGAAGGATTTAATGGTTAGAGCAGAACTacttttcatcaaatttaaGAGAATCATGGATTTATCTGAACATCAAAAGGAGCAAAACGTGATGTTAAAGGGGCCGGAcccatcatcatcatcatcatctggTGTTTCCACAGGATTAGAAAGACATAGGAATGCAAATGCGTCCGCTGCCACgaatattgatgaattaaataatgaatcgCGTCGGGCGGAGACAAGTAATTATCCCTGTGACAGtaaatatcttcaattatTGTTGTCTAGGACGGTAGTCATACAAAAGGAGGGTGAGCGGACGAAAGAGGCTGTTAAATAAATGACTAAGAACAAACCCACGAACAGGTCtacataaaataaataaatatctgTTTTTAATATACCTGTGAGTATACCTATGTGTATACCTATGTGTATACCTATGTGTATACCTACTTATGTTTATACATACTTATGTATATACATACTTTCCTACTGTTTTGCAGCGCATCTTGTGTGTAAGTGAATGTATGCATATCGGATCAACCCCTTCAATTGAACCGCGATGTGGAATTTATAAGTGGACAATGTAATAAGATAGAAGATTAAAGAGATTCCCACTAactacaaagaaaaaaaatgtaaaaatgaataaacATATTCGATCAA encodes the following:
- the GYP7 gene encoding GTPase-activating protein GYP7 (similar to Saccharomyces cerevisiae GYP7 (YDL234C); ancestral locus Anc_2.30), which codes for MSTTLLFCKSKVFTHATTNPADNIPGFLVITKSPEVSNKDSQISWIPENSLQPSQISWLNNQDMNFGKISSPTESTANLPSTTTNSNGATTIPLSILMNFNFQITISSLYSIECRPPSPNGWWYGSTILNLKDNNKIIQTLPILFFHDDICPSTISKKKELNKTFTPFINGGDMYYGAIDFKNSLAKLTDLQRTLVAPTVWLINPTLDDLRNFSPNTSAPDARVEGGDDTTSGSNSFFWNNVKWTVMSQIAEGTNKASSFISGLIRQHPVIKFIDQNKDKIPMDNPYVNSLLQNPKVQEIQEDFDSARIYLAKWALGVKNEAENYQIDESYRRLLMNELNEQDMAGAAAGGNDNFGFEIDMDFKFTDEELNNAIQRNFPLTRNKWDSFFDSQGRISITIDELKDYIVHGGIEINLNDDKNELRKEVWLFLLNVYPWDSSFDERSQIKETLNDSYLHLKTIAINKEYDDMIDATENKYWHDQIFRIEKDVKRNDRNIDIYEYNTIDGLPPSSANVNSDDDNTGESASDENEEGSDHWHIKNPHLLKLKDILITYNNFNPNLGYVQGMTDLLSPIYYIIRDESLTFWCFVNFMERMERNFLRDQSGIRDQMLTLTELCQLMLPKISKHLAKCDSSNLFFCFRMLLVWFKREFKFNDVISIWENFLTDYYCSQFQLFFILAILQKNSQPIIQNLNQFDQVIKYFNDLHDRMDWKDLMVRAELLFIKFKRIMDLSEHQKEQNVMLKGPDPSSSSSSGVSTGLERHRNANASAATNIDELNNESRRAETSNYPCDSKYLQLLLSRTVVIQKEGERTKEAVK